CGCTCGTGCGCGTCGGCGGGCTCGCCCGCGACGGCACGCTCCCACACCGCGGCGGCGTCGCGCCCGCAGGCGAGGCGGCCGTCGGGGTCGGGTCCGGGGGACGGGTTCAGCGCCACGACCGCATCGCCTCCGCCAGCTTCGTGCGGGCCCGGTGGATGCGCCCGCGCACGGCGTCCTCGGTGGCCCCGGTGATCGCGGCGATCTCCGCGTAGCCCTGGCCCTCCATCTCGCGCAGCACCCAGGCGACGCGCAGGTCGTCGGGCAGCGTGGCGATCGCGCGGTGCAGCGCGGCCATCCCCGCGTCGCGCTCGGCCGCGCGCTCGGGGGAGTCGTGCGCGGGGGCCGGGGCCTCGATCTCCTCGACCGGCAGCGGGCGGCGCTTGCGCAGCATGCCCAGGCACCGGTTGGTGACGACGCGGTACATCCACGTCGAGAACGCGGACTCG
This sequence is a window from Pseudonocardia petroleophila. Protein-coding genes within it:
- a CDS encoding RNA polymerase sigma factor, yielding MTTPVGLAVVVPEVREDVPVPDELDEQTLVVRAQEGDARAFEMLARRHQDALYRLAVRVMGDPAEAEDALQEALLDAWRRIGRFRGESAFSTWMYRVVTNRCLGMLRKRRPLPVEEIEAPAPAHDSPERAAERDAGMAALHRAIATLPDDLRVAWVLREMEGQGYAEIAAITGATEDAVRGRIHRARTKLAEAMRSWR